GCCGCGAGATGGCCCGGCGGACGGGGATCGCGGAGTCGGGCTACAAGCTCTTTTTCAATGTGGAGTCCGGCGGCGGCCAAGTGATATTTCATCTGCACCTGCACCTGGTGGGGGGCTGGCGTTAGGGTCGCGGCAATAAATTATTCCAAAATATGGCACCGGATTTTGGTTCGTCACCAAGGCACATTCGTTGGTGCATATCGGGATATGTTCCGGCGGATGTAACGCCGGTGAGGGACCAAAAGACAAGCAAGATGTGGAATTATTTCTTGCCGAGGCCCTTAGGTGCAGCGGCCGGATAACGGTTGATGAAGTGGTAAAAAGTAAATAACCAGACAGTTTTGTAAAAAGGCCAAGTTACGGCGCGCAAATCTCAGCGGCGTGAGGCGTACTTATGTACGCCGCAGCGACTTCGAGATGCGGCGCAACGCAGAAATTGACATTTTTAGGGAACTGTCACGGTTGAAAAGCCGGCCCCGCTTCCCTTATAGTGGGGCGGCAACCGGCCGCCAACCCCCACACGAGGGTGTGCATGTACACGACCTACTTCGGTCTCAAGGAAAAACCTTTCAAGCTGGTGCCCAACCCGGCTTATCTCTTTCTGAGCCGCAGCCACGAGGAGGCCCTGGCGCATCTCGCTTACGCCCTGGCCGAGGGGGACGGCTTTCTGCTGATCACCGGCGAGGTGGGGACCGGCAAGACCACCCTCTGCCGGGCTTTCCTGGAGCGCCTGGAGCCTTCGGTGGAGGCCGCCCTGATCTTCAACCCGCGCCTGGATGCGGTGCAGCTGCTCAAGGCGGTTAACGACGAGTTTGAAATCGACGCCTCGGCCGACACCGTCAAGGGTCTGGTGGATGTCTTCAACGCCTTTCTGCTGAGCATGTGGGCCGCGGGCCGCAAGGTGGTGGTGTTGATCGACGAGGCCCAGAACCTCAACCGCGAGGTCCTCGAACAGCTGCGGCTGCTGTCCAATCTGGAGAGCACCCACAGCAAGCTGCTGCAGATCATTCTGGTGGGCCAGCCGGAGCTGGAAACCCTGCTGGCGACCCACGGCCTGCGCCAGCTGCGCCAGCGGATCAGCCTGGCCTGCCGGCTGAGGCCGCTTGGCCTGGAGGAGACGCGGCGATACATCGCCCACCGCCTGAGCCTGGCCGGCGGAAGTATCGCGGAGCTTTTCTCGCCGATCGCCATCAGGATGATTCACCGTTTTTCAGGCGGCGTCCCGCGGCTGATCAACATGGCCTGCGACCGGGCGCTGCTGACGGCCTTCGGGTCCGATCGGCCCCGGGTTTCTGGGCTTGTCGCCTGGCGGGCGCTGGGCGAGATACGCTTTGAACCCGGTGGGCGGCGGCCCCTGGGCGGGTGGGCGCGGCGCCTGACGGCGGGGCTGGCGGGTGCACTCCTGCTGACCGGCCTGGTGGTGGGGGGCGCCTATCTGGGCGGCTGGCAGCAAAGCGGCGGCAGTCCGCCCCAGGCAGCACCGCCGGTGCCTGAACCACGTCGCGTGGCGGTGGCCAAGCCGCCGCAGCAGCAGCCTCCGCCGCCGCAGCTGGACCGCCAGGCGCTTGCCGCGCGCCTCCAGGTGCTGGATCCCACCGGCAGCCGGCGGGATGCGCTGGCGGCGACCCTGGCACGCTGGGGCGGGCCGGTTGAGA
The Desulfobacteraceae bacterium genome window above contains:
- a CDS encoding AAA family ATPase; the encoded protein is MYTTYFGLKEKPFKLVPNPAYLFLSRSHEEALAHLAYALAEGDGFLLITGEVGTGKTTLCRAFLERLEPSVEAALIFNPRLDAVQLLKAVNDEFEIDASADTVKGLVDVFNAFLLSMWAAGRKVVVLIDEAQNLNREVLEQLRLLSNLESTHSKLLQIILVGQPELETLLATHGLRQLRQRISLACRLRPLGLEETRRYIAHRLSLAGGSIAELFSPIAIRMIHRFSGGVPRLINMACDRALLTAFGSDRPRVSGLVAWRALGEIRFEPGGRRPLGGWARRLTAGLAGALLLTGLVVGGAYLGGWQQSGGSPPQAAPPVPEPRRVAVAKPPQQQPPPPQLDRQALAARLQVLDPTGSRRDALAATLARWGGPVE